Proteins encoded within one genomic window of Sphaerotilus montanus:
- the rplX gene encoding 50S ribosomal protein L24, which produces MNKIRKGDEVIVLTGRDKGKRGAISLRVDEDHVVVDGINVVKKHVRPNPLKGTTGGIVDKTMPIHQSNVAIFNPATGKADRVGIKLLADGKKVRVFKSSGEEIKA; this is translated from the coding sequence ATGAACAAGATTCGCAAAGGCGACGAGGTCATCGTGCTGACCGGTCGCGACAAGGGCAAGCGCGGCGCGATTTCGCTGCGTGTTGATGAAGACCACGTGGTGGTTGACGGCATCAATGTCGTCAAGAAGCACGTGCGTCCGAACCCGCTGAAGGGCACGACCGGTGGCATCGTCGACAAGACCATGCCGATCCATCAATCGAATGTGGCGATCTTCAACCCCGCGACCGGCAAAGCCGACCGCGTGGGCATCAAGCTCCTGGCTGACGGCAAGAAAGTGCGCGTCTTCAAGTCCAGTGGCGAAGAGATCAAGGCCTGA
- the rplN gene encoding 50S ribosomal protein L14, whose amino-acid sequence MIQMQSRLDVADNTGAKSVMCIKVLGGSKRRYAGIGDVIKVSIKEAAPRGRVKKGEVYNAVVVRTAKGVRRQDGSLVKFDGNAAVLLNAKLEPIGTRIFGPVTRELRTERFMKIVSLAPEVL is encoded by the coding sequence ATGATCCAAATGCAATCGCGACTCGACGTCGCGGACAACACCGGTGCGAAGTCCGTCATGTGCATCAAGGTGCTTGGCGGTTCTAAGCGTCGTTATGCCGGTATCGGCGACGTGATCAAGGTCAGCATCAAAGAAGCTGCACCGCGTGGTCGCGTCAAAAAAGGCGAGGTCTACAACGCCGTGGTCGTTCGCACGGCCAAGGGCGTTCGCCGTCAGGACGGCTCGCTCGTCAAGTTCGATGGCAATGCAGCCGTGCTGCTCAATGCCAAGTTGGAGCCGATCGGCACCCGCATCTTCGGCCCGGTGACGCGTGAACTGCGTACCGAGCGCTTCATGAAGATCGTGTCCCTGGCTCCGGAAGTGCTCTAA
- the gshA gene encoding glutamate--cysteine ligase — protein MVPHLVTALTGPINELEARILDSMPAIERWFRLEWMEHTPPFYTSVDVRNAGFKLAPVDTNLFPGGWNNLTPEMLPLAVQAAMAAIEKICPEAKNLLLIPEKHTRNTFYMTNVARLVQIFTQAGLNVRLGSLDPEVKAPTTFELPGGESLTMEPLLRTQRRLGLKNFDPCTILLNNDLSAGIPSVLENLHEQYLLPPLHAGWAVRRKTNHFQAYEEVAKKFSKLMGMDPWLINPMFSQCGEVNFAEGSGIECVQTNVDALLGKIRRKYKEYGINEKPFVIVKADNGTYGMGIMTVRDAKQLDELNRRTRNKMSVIKDGQEVTEVIIQEGVPTYERINDAVAEPVVYMLDRYVVGGFYRVHADRGIDENLNSPGAQFIPLAFAESSHLPRQGVKPGASAPNRFYMYGVVARLAMLAASYELEATDPDAEVYD, from the coding sequence ATGGTTCCCCATCTCGTCACCGCACTGACCGGCCCGATCAACGAGCTCGAAGCCCGCATCCTCGACTCCATGCCGGCCATCGAGCGCTGGTTCCGCCTGGAGTGGATGGAGCACACGCCTCCCTTCTACACCTCGGTCGACGTGCGCAATGCCGGCTTCAAGCTCGCGCCGGTCGATACCAACCTGTTCCCCGGTGGCTGGAACAACCTGACACCCGAGATGCTGCCGCTGGCCGTGCAGGCGGCGATGGCCGCGATCGAGAAGATCTGTCCCGAGGCCAAGAACCTGCTGCTGATCCCCGAGAAGCACACCCGCAACACCTTCTACATGACGAATGTGGCGCGGCTGGTGCAGATCTTCACGCAGGCGGGGCTGAACGTGCGCCTGGGCTCGCTCGACCCGGAAGTGAAGGCGCCGACCACGTTCGAGCTGCCCGGCGGCGAGTCGCTCACGATGGAGCCGCTGCTGCGCACCCAGCGCCGCCTGGGGCTGAAGAACTTCGACCCCTGCACCATCCTGCTCAACAACGACCTGTCGGCGGGCATTCCGTCGGTGCTGGAAAACCTGCACGAGCAGTACCTGCTGCCGCCGCTGCACGCGGGCTGGGCCGTGCGGCGCAAGACCAACCACTTCCAGGCCTATGAAGAGGTCGCCAAGAAGTTCTCCAAGCTGATGGGCATGGATCCGTGGCTGATCAACCCGATGTTCAGCCAGTGCGGCGAGGTGAACTTCGCCGAGGGATCGGGCATCGAGTGCGTGCAGACCAATGTCGATGCGCTGCTGGGCAAGATCCGCCGCAAGTACAAGGAATACGGCATCAACGAGAAGCCGTTCGTGATCGTCAAGGCCGACAACGGCACCTATGGCATGGGCATCATGACGGTGCGGGACGCCAAGCAGCTTGACGAACTCAACCGCCGCACGCGCAACAAGATGAGCGTGATCAAGGATGGCCAGGAGGTCACCGAGGTGATCATCCAGGAGGGCGTGCCGACCTACGAGCGCATCAACGACGCGGTCGCCGAGCCGGTGGTCTACATGCTGGACCGCTATGTCGTGGGGGGCTTCTACCGCGTGCATGCCGACCGTGGCATCGACGAGAACCTCAACTCGCCGGGCGCGCAGTTCATCCCGCTGGCCTTCGCCGAGAGCAGCCACCTGCCGCGCCAGGGTGTCAAGCCGGGGGCGAGTGCACCGAACCGGTTCTACATGTACGGAGTGGTTGCGCGGCTGGCGATGCTGGCGGCGAGCTATGAACTGGAGGCGACGGATCCGGACGCGGAGGTCTACGACTGA
- the amt gene encoding ammonium transporter, translating into MKKLIAWFVALMTVVGMLGFAPAALAADFPDTKVMFESGKAEVAADTADSMKAVADFLAANADAKVQLSGFADNSGSLEVNKELAKQRALAVREALKAAGVDEARVVLQKPEDITAGEGDAARRVEITLAKVAAPAAAAEAAPAASDAAPAAAPAPKIDKGDTAWMMLSTLLVILMTVPGLALFYGGLVRSKNMLSVLMQVMVTFSLIVVLWFVYGYSLAFTEGNAFIGGFDRLFMKGVWDNVAGTFAPAATFSKGVYIPEIVFAAFQATFAGITCCLIVGAFAERIKFSAVLMFMVLWFTFSYAPVAHMVWYWMGPDAYASKEVADAMTAKAGLIWQWGALDFAGGTVVHINAAVAGLVGSYMVGKRVGYGREAFTPHSLTLTMVGASLLWVGWFGFNAGSALEANNFAALAFINTFIATAAAVLAWSMGEALMKGKASMLGAASGAVAGLVAVTPAAGNVGILGALIIGLIAGFVCLWGVHGLKRMLGADDSLDVFGVHGVGGILGALLTGVFNSPNLGGPSAVADWVTVGMIAPDAYSIAGQVWIQAKAVMLTVVWSAVVSVIAYKIVDLVIGLRVPEDDEREGLDITSHGETAYAK; encoded by the coding sequence ATGAAGAAGCTGATCGCGTGGTTCGTCGCGCTGATGACGGTGGTCGGGATGCTGGGCTTCGCGCCCGCAGCACTGGCCGCCGATTTTCCGGACACGAAGGTGATGTTCGAGTCCGGCAAGGCCGAGGTGGCCGCCGATACCGCGGACTCCATGAAGGCCGTGGCCGATTTCCTGGCTGCCAACGCAGATGCCAAGGTGCAGCTGTCCGGCTTCGCCGACAACTCCGGCTCGCTGGAAGTCAACAAGGAACTGGCCAAGCAGCGCGCCCTCGCCGTGCGCGAGGCGCTGAAGGCGGCTGGCGTCGACGAGGCCCGCGTCGTGCTGCAGAAGCCCGAGGACATCACGGCCGGCGAGGGCGATGCGGCCCGCCGTGTCGAGATCACGCTGGCCAAGGTGGCTGCGCCCGCGGCGGCCGCTGAAGCAGCGCCTGCCGCTTCGGATGCCGCCCCCGCTGCTGCGCCGGCTCCGAAGATCGACAAGGGCGACACCGCCTGGATGATGCTGTCGACGCTGCTGGTCATCCTGATGACGGTGCCGGGTCTGGCGCTGTTCTACGGCGGCCTGGTGCGCTCGAAGAACATGCTGTCCGTGCTGATGCAGGTGATGGTCACGTTCTCGCTGATCGTCGTGCTGTGGTTCGTCTACGGCTACAGCCTGGCGTTCACCGAAGGCAATGCGTTCATCGGTGGCTTCGACCGCCTGTTCATGAAGGGCGTCTGGGACAACGTCGCCGGCACCTTCGCGCCGGCTGCCACGTTCAGCAAGGGGGTCTACATCCCCGAGATCGTGTTCGCTGCCTTCCAGGCCACCTTCGCCGGCATCACCTGCTGCCTGATCGTCGGCGCCTTCGCCGAACGCATCAAGTTCTCGGCTGTGCTGATGTTCATGGTGCTGTGGTTCACGTTCAGCTATGCGCCGGTCGCGCACATGGTCTGGTACTGGATGGGTCCGGATGCCTATGCCTCGAAGGAAGTCGCTGACGCGATGACCGCCAAGGCCGGTCTGATCTGGCAGTGGGGTGCGCTGGACTTCGCTGGCGGTACCGTGGTGCACATCAACGCGGCCGTGGCCGGTCTGGTCGGCTCCTACATGGTTGGCAAGCGCGTCGGCTACGGCCGCGAAGCGTTCACGCCGCACTCGCTGACGCTGACCATGGTCGGTGCCTCGCTGCTGTGGGTGGGCTGGTTCGGCTTCAACGCCGGCTCCGCCCTGGAAGCCAACAACTTCGCCGCACTGGCGTTCATCAACACCTTCATCGCCACCGCCGCTGCCGTTCTGGCCTGGTCGATGGGTGAGGCGCTGATGAAGGGCAAGGCCTCGATGCTGGGTGCTGCTTCGGGTGCCGTGGCGGGCCTGGTGGCGGTCACGCCGGCTGCTGGCAACGTCGGCATCCTGGGTGCGCTGATCATCGGCCTCATCGCCGGCTTCGTCTGCCTGTGGGGCGTGCATGGCCTCAAGCGCATGCTGGGTGCCGACGACTCGCTGGACGTGTTCGGCGTGCACGGTGTCGGTGGCATCCTGGGTGCCCTGCTGACCGGCGTGTTCAACTCGCCGAACCTGGGTGGCCCGAGCGCCGTGGCCGACTGGGTGACCGTGGGCATGATCGCCCCGGACGCCTACTCGATCGCGGGTCAGGTCTGGATCCAGGCCAAGGCCGTGATGCTGACCGTCGTGTGGTCGGCCGTGGTCTCGGTGATCGCCTACAAGATCGTGGATCTGGTGATCGGCCTGCGCGTGCCGGAAGACGACGAACGCGAAGGTCTGGACATCACCTCGCACGGCGAAACCGCTTACGCCAAGTGA
- a CDS encoding P-II family nitrogen regulator, with translation MKMVTAIIKPFKLDEVREALSNIGVQGITVTEVKGFGRQKGHTELYRGAEYVVDFLPKVKVEAAVDDAVVDRVIEAIEGAARTGKIGDGKIFVTSLEQVLRIRTGETGKDAL, from the coding sequence ATGAAGATGGTCACTGCCATCATCAAGCCTTTCAAGCTTGATGAGGTTCGAGAAGCCCTCAGCAACATCGGCGTGCAGGGCATCACCGTCACCGAGGTCAAGGGGTTCGGGCGCCAGAAGGGCCACACCGAGCTGTACCGCGGTGCCGAGTACGTCGTCGACTTCCTGCCGAAGGTCAAGGTCGAGGCCGCCGTGGACGACGCGGTCGTGGACCGCGTGATCGAAGCCATCGAAGGCGCTGCACGCACCGGCAAGATCGGTGACGGCAAGATTTTCGTGACGTCGCTGGAGCAGGTGCTGCGCATCCGCACGGGCGAAACCGGCAAGGATGCCCTGTGA